Genomic DNA from Dioscorea cayenensis subsp. rotundata cultivar TDr96_F1 chromosome 1, TDr96_F1_v2_PseudoChromosome.rev07_lg8_w22 25.fasta, whole genome shotgun sequence:
GAATGGTGATTGGTTGCCTTGGTTAGATCTCAAATCCTGCTTTGAAATTGAACAGATCATTAGTAAAATCTACCAATCTATTGTCACGTCCTAATGGGTTATgttgacaatttttttgtattcaGGGGAATGAAACGAAGAGATTTGCTATTACGGCGTTATTGGAGACGGGAAGATGATGGGACATATGGTATTCTCCCTGACAATGTATGgatgtttttatatgtttattatggACTAATTTTGGTTCTGTCAATGTTACAGTAATCTTGTACCATTCTGTATTTCACCAAAAATGCCGACCTGAGAGAGGATATATTCGTGCCTGCCTTAAAAGTAATGTATGCTTACAATTAGGCAGTGAAAACTGCTCTTATTTCTAACCTATGCTTCAAGGTTTATTTGACCAGTGAGATGCATTTTCACagctttgaattttttttttattttttggatctTTTTTTGCAGGTGGAGGATATGTTATTTCTCCCGTCAACCAAGGGAAACAGTCAGTTGTTAAGCACATGCTTGCAATTGACTGGAAATTCTGGAAGTCTTATCTATTCCCTTCTTCTGCAAAACATATAACAATAAAGATGCTTGGCAGAGTTGCTGGTATATTATAATAGCCTAATCTGTGGTTTGTCACAGTAATGTTTTTGATACAGAAATATTTTTCCAGCAGATAGCTGATAAGAATGCATATTAAATTTTTCCTTGCAGCACTTAGAGAATTGTTCCGTGCTAAACATGGAAATCATGCTGGCTCAGATTTCTCATCAGGTGAATTGATAAGGGAGGTGAGACTGGTGCAGTCAAGGGAGAACGCTAAAGCTGAACTGCAGTCAGAAGGTGAAaattttaagtgcaagaatcctGCAGAAGAGCCACAAAGGTCTCCTGCCAAGTTTTTGAATGCTGGTGGGTCATTCCTTCAGCTAAATGATGCAGCAGATGAATTTtttgatgttcttgatgaaTCTGAGTATGAACAATCAGAAACTATCTGGCCCTCTAATTCAGGAATGCAGTCCCAGGTAAGTGATTGCTTCCAATTTTGCTTAAAATTTTTCTAGTGGTTGTGGTGCACATCTTTTTCCTTCTTGAATTTCAATCTAAATTAGAACAGCCagtttttttaaacactatCCAGCAGCAGAGTTGATGAAATAAGTGATTTGCTGTTGGAAGTTTTtgccttctatttttcttgaCAGCTGAAAGTTTcagcttttatttttcttaacaaAAGATTCTTCTCCTGCCCTTGGTAATCTAAGTAAACATCTCATATCTTTCTTTTGTGGGGTTGTCTTTATgcataatgttttatttattcctcTTGAGTTAAGAGATCTAGGTTTGGTGTTATACCCATGGCTTCAGGGTATGTTCCAGATACCTTCTGGGATTAATTTTCTCCTTAACTTTGTAAGCTAATCCTCTTCTTTCGTAGAGCTGTGCAAAGGAATTTGCTTTTTCCATTTTATGAATTCCTGCTTGTGATTTCTGAACATGTGGTTGCCCTTTTGAATTGCCAAAGATTGTTTCCTGTTGTAGTTGTACACAGCGTTCTAACACTAAGTGCCAAAGATTGTTTGTTTACTGTCATTTAACAAAGCATTCTTATGCCATATTGATAAGTTAATATTTCCAATAGAGATAGGGCTTGTGAGTATTTCTACAAGAAACCTAGCTATGTTTTCTAGATAAGTAGGTTCAGCATTCTTACACTAAGTGATAAGTTAATGTTTCGAATGGAGAGGCCTTATGAGTGTGCTTATACAAGCCTAGCTATGTTTTCTTGACAAGTAGGTTCAGCATTTCTTACACTAGGTGATAGGTTTAATATTTCCAATGGAGAAAGGGCTTATGTATATTCTCatagagacctctctctcactctcattTGTTTCTTCCTTAGCCATTTTACCTTTTGTGGTGTAGGACCAACGTCATACAAAGATGTCATCTGCTGCCGGTTTGGTGAAGAGATTGCATGATCTTGCAGGTGGAGAAAGAATTATAAGTGATTTACTTGGATTCTTGCATCTTGCAATTTCTGATGTTGCTTCTGTGTACTGCAGTTCAAAAGAGGGGTTATATTGATTTACAGGAGGCCTCAATAGGAGATGCCCTACCATGCTGCTATGGTGCAACACTTATAAATGACCCAGATTGTACTTTGCCTTGTAGTTGGTCAACAGCAGATCCTTCAACATTTCTGATTCGCAGTGAAACTTACTTGCAAGACCATCATAAGGTACTACCTAACCGATTATGTATTTATTGCTTCAATGTAAATATTCatcataattttcataattttcataaaCATCCTTGACTTCTTGTTTTCACCATTGTTCTCCTAGTACTGCAAGTCGAACCTAGGCCCACTTGAGCCTAAAGCTTGTTGCTCTAACCACTTTAATGATATCATGAATTTTCCTCCTTGCTGTTGATCATTGGAGTGAAGCCTTATCAATCTGCGTACCTTGCTGATCACACTTAACCTTTGTAGTTTGAacataaaaatccaaattcaggatttatttgtttttagagGTAGTTTTCAGTTATTTTAAGGATTGTTCGATCACCTGTGTTTCTGACTTCACATGCCATATGTAACTACTTAAATGAGTAGTATTTTCTTCATTCCAACTCATTTAGCGAGAGTTCTCATTTCTTTGGATGAATTCTTTTGATCAAGATCAAAGCCAATGGCACTTTGATGCAAATGGTTGCTGCTGATTGGTTAAAATCTGATAAGCGTGAGGATGATCTTGGTGGTCGCCCTGGTGGCATTGTGCAGGTGAAGTTATAGCACAAGTTTGGATTCCCTTGATGTATTGTTTTATATTGAAATGCTAAAGCAGGGCTTGAATTTCACAGAAATATGCAGCACAAGGTGGCAAtgaatttttcttcattgtgAATATACAGGTGAATTATgccaaaacataaataaatcattctaCTAGGAAGAAAATATAATGCTAATTTTTTGAGTAATTCACAAAGTAGGTCCCAGGCACAACCACATATAGTCTTGCTTTATATTATATGATGGATACTCCAGTGGAAAAGGTTCCTTTGCTACAAAGCTTTATCAATGGAGATGATGCATACAGGAATTCGAGGTTTAAGTTGATCCCGTACATCTCTAAGGTGagattatatttaaatgaacTCCCAAATTTGCGTTGTCTGTATCTCAGTTTAGACTGTATGCGAATTGAATTGTGTTTGTGGAACATTTGCAGGGATCTTGGATTGTGAAGCAAAGTGTGGGGAAGAAGGCATGTTTGGTGGGTCAAGCACTTGAAATCAACTATTTCCAAGGGAGAAACTACTTGGAGGTAAAATGGATAATTCTTTTTAGAGTATAATACTAAAAAATGTTAGAAATATCAGTCATCTGCATCTTATCGACTTTGAATTTCTCAAGTGCTTCTATTGCAGTCTGCATTAGAATCTCGGCTCTCTATGAATTGAATGTTGGTGGTAATTTATCACATACTAATAGCTCCATTCATTTGTGCCTATCAAGCGGTGTTTTTTGAATTGGTTTTCTCACATTTTTCGTTTCCATTGAGAACCAATTTCGTCTCTTTTCCACGTATTTTTGAATGTAAAGTCAGTCAAAGCAATGTTCAATCAGAGGCGGATGCCTTTCAGGGTGTGCAAGCAGTTCGGTTAAACTTTTGGCTtctggtttattttatttcggTTCTCAAAatctatttattcaaaaaaaaacaaatttgatttatttacttgaaataagtaaatcatacaaatatataaataaataattttgaaatttctgtTTGGCCTAGGTTTCtccaaagaaaaaggaaaattgcTTTCAATTTTTGGTTAGTtcactttttaaattttgggtTTGGTTCCTAGATCTTTGAGCAAGTTGTTATTAGGCTTTCGAGCATAGTAGTCATATTAAATCTTTTTGTTATGATACGTGATGGTTGGATTCCTGACATGACTTGTTATAATTTCAGCTGGGTGTTGACATTGGCTCATCGACAGTTGCCAGGGGTGTTGTCAGTCTTGTTCTTGGTTATTTGACTAATTTAGTGATTGAAATGGCGTTTCTAATTCAGGTAATTTCCCATGTGTGTCATAATAACATCTGCATTTGTTTTCTCTAGATAGACATATTTCTGTTAAAAATTCAGAGTCATTTACATGAATTATATTCATCAaaattaacctttttttttactaaaagtTGTTGTTCCTGACCAAATTATTGATGATGCAGGGAAATACACATGATGAGCTCCCAGAGTTCCTACTTGGAACCTGCCGTTTGAACCATCTTGATGCAACAAAAGCAATTCCGATAAACACATGGTAATATCAAGGTTTGTTACATGTGCAGATTGCCATTTTTCATTGTGACAATATTTACATATTCTGGTTATTGATCCGCATAATAGGATCAATACTCAAATGGGAATCAAAGCTGTATATCCCTCTCAAGTTTCTGGAAAAATATAGATAACTCTTGTTTCTCATTCATTAATACATGTCTATATATTTGCAAAGATCACACTtcctaacatatatatatatatatatatatatatcatgcttCACATTCTTGGTCTAAGTAATAAGTCTTGAGACTGATGGTAGTTTACTAATAGTAACATCATTATGAACGATGACATTCAGGAATCATTGGAGTGTTTTGATAATAAGTAGCACTAATTACAGTGGTGGTACGTGTAAAGTAATAATGGCGGTAATAACAACAGTAGTAACAACAATGATTTTCAGTATAAAATCGCACACCAAGTAGGATAATGATGGTGTAGAAAGTGGTATTTCAGTATAAATAGTAATTGTTATGGTAATGATATTATGTGATGGTATAGAAACAGAATCTCtgtgtgtgcgcgcgcgcgCGTGTGAGAGAGAGCAATGTTACCAAACCATAGCTATTATTGTATACGATGATACTACCGCTGCTGTATCATAGGCTACTACAATCGTCACTCTCAACTCTTTTACTAATGTTATTGCTTGTAGCTTTGTTATTGCTAAAAGCGTCTTCAGACTATgaccatatatttattttaatatttctaaaaaatgtcattttgattccagaataaaaaattaatacagaAGCATATgaagatcaaaataaatatagccATATGATTAGTTGATGAAAAACCTTACCTTGTTATTATACAATTTAAggtataaaaaaaacttgaattgcATTGGGTttataaatgaagaaaaagtaaTTTGCACAAGTGCCAAAATGCTTATTTTCCAACCATAAAAAAACAGGATGAATAAGCTGCTAAATTATATAGACATCATAAATACTTACTGCCACAACTAAGATGATACTAGAAAATACCATATTTCCTACTGTCGTATTCTTAGGGCAACTGTTACTATTGCTTATACGATTCCATCCACGCTTGCTATCGCTAAAACTATAACGTGGTATTTATAGTACCATCAATAACCAAAACAGGATAATATAAactgaaacaaatatttttgacTAGATAATCACAGTTATTGTGCCTCTAGGTCTCCATTCAGCACACATCAGCAGGAGAGCAAATTAATAGGAATTTTGGCTGATAATAACATGGCATGGCACCACACTGgctaaaacaatatttatatatatatatatatatatgtatatctatatatatgtatgtatgttttgAAACTGATGAAAAGATAATAGGCAATGCTGCAATAATGGATAAGGACACATGAAGATGCATAGTGCAAGGCACAAGGATGTATAGAAAAACTTGCATGACCTATGGCTATGAGCATGATGCAGCAATTGACATAATTGagattgaagaaacaaagacaGCATGAATATGCATGAGAGATTACAAGAATGTTTTGACAAATTAATCGAACATTTGGTCTCGTTGgtacaagaaaacaacaaaaagaagaattCACAATCTAACAATGCCATCCTAAaatttcatcaagaaaaaactaaaatcaTGGAAAGGAGTTTCACATACTAATAATAACTatgtaatgatttttttttttcctccatacATTTTTACAAAACTTTGAATTATAAACTTTAATAAATAGTAAGATTTGTGAATATGTTTCTTCTCAAATTGAAATTAAGAAATAAGACTAAAAACCAAGGAAATTCATCAGAAATAGCACACTTTCagtatatatacttaaatatgAAGCTTTTATCATAAGAAGCATTAGCACATTTCCTTGAGAAATTGATCAACCTAATAAACCATGCATACAGATTGGactaaacaaaaacatttaAGTACTCTTCTTATCATATCATCTTTCAATACAAGagaaaacaaattaagaaaaataataataataataataaattgaataCCTAAACCTGACTTACAGAAcacaagacatatatatatatatatatatatatctttggaGCATGACACTTTGAGGATCTGATAAGTAGCACTAACATACATAATATTAAGGCAGAGTCACTTCCCTAGACTTCTCCCCTCTATTCTTCACTATACAAAACCAGGAGAGAATGTGATAAAagtaaactatatatatatatatatatatatcatacaacACATAGGTCTTGTTCTGGTTCCCAGCTCTTATCCTTTTTCCGAATGTAATGAATGAGATCACAGTTCTTAAGAGCAGGGGAGTCTGATTCACAGTGAGGCATCTGGTTTCTATTGGACTTGAGCCTCATTTCCACTACTTTCTTATGTGAATTGGAATGCAGAGAAGGGATGAAAGTTGGACTAGCCGCCGGACGGTATTCGGGGAATAAACGTCCAGATTTATACTCTCACTCCACAAGCATTGCATAGTGTTTTAGGCCCCATTGGACCAGCTCTCCATTGCGGCGTCTTTTGAATTCCACAATGCATGCATTTCCTCACAACAGAgcactgttgttgttgttgttgttgttgttgttgtttatcaCCATCATGATCTTGATCAATATCTTCAACAgcattcttctttctcttcttatttttaGGCTTATTCATTACTGGCTGATCATTGAAGCTCTCGACAACAAGCACAcgaggagaaagaagaagaagaagaagatgatgcagTAGTAGAAGGCCGAGGCCGCTTTGTTCTAGCACGACGACTAGCTGTTGCTGATGATGCTGCAGAAGTAGTCTTCTCATTGCTGTTAATCCTCTCACAGTTACTATTATTAACAGTTGTTGATATAGAAGAAGAAATCCCTCCGAAATTATTTGGTTCCAACACTGAAACAGGACTGGACACCATGCCATCATCTCTCTCAATGTTCTTGTCATTGTTATTGTTATCTATAATGTTACCAGAGATGTCTTCATATGAAGGAAGCGCTGGATAAAGCCAATCCAAGTCCAAAGGtccaatctatatatatatatatatatatatacacacaaacaaCAATACATACATATCAAAAACATGTTGGAAATTAGatatattatgaatatataaaaatcatatgaaGACATGAGAATAAATAATTACAGAGCTGAAGCTGAAGCTGGTCAATAAGAATGGAAGGGTTGTGATCTTGAGAGAGTCCAAAGAGTTGTTCATCATCACTGGGGAGATCGAAAAAGAATTCGTCAATGTTATCAAAGACATCACCAGTCCCAGTGCCATTGCTcgtctttgttgttgttgttacatCCCATATGTTGCCTTCTTCCATCCTAAATACATCATAATCATCATACCACATTGTTAACgcttttgattgattatataatgaaaaatgaaaaaaaatagagccAAACCACAATGACGGTAATTTTGAATTGTGACTTTTAtgaatatgtatgtatgtgccGCATTGCAtttatagatatagatatatatatatatatatatacacaaagagagagagaggtggcTGTTTTAGAAGATTCTGGATTCGTTTTTGTTACCGTGAAATTTTAGATAAAACTGGGAATCTTTACTAGGATAATATTTTATCCATGGCTATTAAtggatataataattttaattttatttttaaaaatcaattaattatagaaatgaatcaaaagattgatatttaaataaatatgttgccaatttttattttcaaaatttttttctgtAAAAAAGGACAAAATTGGAAGAGTTCTGCTGCCGTGTGTATGTCCGAACCATCTTTATCTCCACGTGGCAGTATAGTTGGACGAAACGCGTCGATTGAGCTGGCAGTGTAcactttataatataataataaaatctcgcattatttttaaaaaatgaccaAATGTTTATGAAAAAATGAGGACAaataaagatgagaaaaaagaaaaagaaaaaaccaataTGACAATAAATAATACGATATGAAATTCAATTTCCTTTCACACTATCTTAAccagttaaaaaattaaattaaaaaaaaaagacaaaaataaagaaagaagtaCTAAGCAGCAAAGCTAAGAGAGAAACAGTACCTCATGTTGAAGCCTTGAAATCAAATGTCGATGAAGAAACCTCTTGAAACCAGGCACCAAATTGAAGACTGAAATCAAATCAGGAACCAACCACTAGTGCCCTCCAATtgaaaggaatccaagaacataaaaatgaagaagaagaaaagaagaagaatattgaaacaaaatacCAAATTGAACACTAAAATCAAATCAGGAATCAACCACTAGTACCCTCCCATTGAAAGGAAACcaagaacataaaaataaaggagaagaagaagaagaagaagaagaagaagaagaagtgtaaAATTAAGGAAAGAGAATGAGCTgttcaattttatattattgaagcAGTAGTAGTttacgagagagagagagagaggaaccGGAGGATGAAATGGAAAGGGAGTGGTGATGTGCTAGCAAGAGTTGATtcaaggaaaaatataaaaatatatatataaaaaaattgactataataaaatggcacaaaaaaaaaaagaggggtaGAAGGTGTGAGTAAGTTTGATCAGAAGTTGGGAAGTGAGGGaagtaagaaaaacaaaagaagggGAAGTGGAGGAAGTGGTGCTATAATGGTAGGTCACTAAGCTTCTCTCATTGCAAGCTGTCAACCCGCTTCTTCTCTGTCGTCACCTTCAACTTCAaccctcttttctttctttctttctttcaatttctCTCTCTATAATCTatatctctctttctttcttgattGGTGGTCCCCACCCACGCTCTCCACCGCCAAGATTTCatctttatttattcttttcaatgCCTCGTGATTCGTGCCTTTTCCTTTCAAATTGAGGGAAGTGAGATGCAAGTCAGTCTAGGCCCAACCTCAGGACACAGATAACTACACCGAAACCAAAAAGTATATTATACAACGGTGACTTTCAACgttcttttatttctcaataaaaaaaccGTCGGTGATtggtttaatttattatttaaaaaaaaattaaaaaaaggtgtGAATGGTAAATAGCGGCTGCCGTGAACTGGAAGAATGATGATTGTTTCTCGGATCCAACGCCATTGTCCCATGAAAAGTTTTGATTAGATTAAtttcttattaaaatattgattttttttaaaaaaataataataatatctcttGCTCCTCTAACTAATTAAGTTGTTGCCTAAAATGGTGAACTAGTGGTGGTGAGACAGTAAagtaaagagaaagaaaggaaatagagattaaataataacgtgaaaaagggaaaacaaaataataatgataaaatttaaaaaaaaaaaaaaagggtgaaGTGACCTCTTAACCGATGATT
This window encodes:
- the LOC120258746 gene encoding protein ENHANCED DISEASE RESISTANCE 2-like, with the translated sequence MSSTRHIHIINARLHRNADHHRAGVAIAFIADRAVETEGWRIRSVNALPASTRAACRGNSVINIPHARIRVAVTSSPIVTAVRAHHGEVAMVGDIAVVAGRGVVANSPIGEGLLRVPRNAALVGRGSRRTAPSTQDDEFLQEPIKSAQIDSCIRVTDNGRESIHRNVFFIFTLYNASNHSDQLKLGARSSEDAARWIRSLMEAALKECPNIGEDVVACSRRRWQPFRLSRSERRSQGHSMDWTAFSSVHTDPMTSDVIAPSPWTIFGCKNGLRLFKEAKDGDYHGKRWDDHPAIMAVGVVDGSSEAIFRTVMSLGPSRSEWDFCFYQGSVVEHLDGHTDIIHKKLNGDWLPWGMKRRDLLLRRYWRREDDGTYVILYHSVFHQKCRPERGYIRACLKSGGYVISPVNQGKQSVVKHMLAIDWKFWKSYLFPSSAKHITIKMLGRVAALRELFRAKHGNHAGSDFSSGELIREVRLVQSRENAKAELQSEGENFKCKNPAEEPQRSPAKFLNAGGSFLQLNDAADEFFDVLDESEYEQSETIWPSNSGMQSQDQRHTKMSSAAGLVKRLHDLAVQKRGYIDLQEASIGDALPCCYGATLINDPDCTLPCSWSTADPSTFLIRSETYLQDHHKIKANGTLMQMVAADWLKSDKREDDLGGRPGGIVQKYAAQGGNEFFFIVNIQVPGTTTYSLALYYMMDTPVEKVPLLQSFINGDDAYRNSRFKLIPYISKGSWIVKQSVGKKACLVGQALEINYFQGRNYLELGVDIGSSTVARGVVSLVLGYLTNLVIEMAFLIQGNTHDELPEFLLGTCRLNHLDATKAIPINTW